GGTGGCGGCGACACGGCGGCGGCGATACGTCAGTTGGAAATCGAGGGGTTCGACCACGTCAGCACGGGCGGTGGCGCGTCGCTCGCGCTGCTCGCCGGCGACTCGCTTCCGGCGGTCGAAGCCCTCGGCGAGTGACCATCGAAGCACCCGACACCGCGGTCGCGGGTGCGGTCGCGGACCTCTGGGTGGAACTGGCGCACGAACAGCGTGCGTTCGGCTCGCATCTCCGTGCCGACGCCAACCGGGCGACCATCCGCGAGGCGATCGTCCGCGACATCATCGCCGGCGGGCTGCTGGTCGCCCGCGAGAACAGTGAGATAGTGGGGTTCGTCATGTTCGGACCCGAATCCGAGCGCTTCGAACAGGACGTCTCCCGGGGTGTGGTTCGCAACATCGTCGTTCGGCCC
This region of Halococcus sediminicola genomic DNA includes:
- a CDS encoding GNAT family N-acetyltransferase; the encoded protein is MTIEAPDTAVAGAVADLWVELAHEQRAFGSHLRADANRATIREAIVRDIIAGGLLVARENSEIVGFVMFGPESERFEQDVSRGVVRNIVVRPEHRNAGIGADLLAAAEAELAAAGFDVVSLSALFENRAARRFYARQGYEPHRIDLEKRLESDTDKPEHG